From Streptomyces showdoensis, one genomic window encodes:
- a CDS encoding CGNR zinc finger domain-containing protein has protein sequence MTGQVMFDSHVAVLLDQAVALVNTLTDGEARGRDYPAPSGAGLAEAVEAAVPRASSSLPRTMDAAEADYLVSAAERMRAVFQAVQDGDLDAAAATVNGLLLDSGARPHLDRRGDGPWQLHFHGGDESFAAGSTAACATALALAVGGSLVGRLGVCRAGRCDRVYVDTSRNAARQFCSTACQNRTKAAAFRARKGAPEPEEAPAPESASGPA, from the coding sequence GTGACTGGTCAAGTGATGTTCGACAGTCACGTGGCGGTGCTGCTGGATCAGGCGGTCGCGCTCGTGAACACGTTGACGGACGGCGAGGCGCGCGGCCGCGACTACCCGGCGCCGAGCGGCGCCGGACTGGCCGAGGCCGTCGAAGCAGCGGTGCCGCGCGCCTCGTCCTCGCTCCCGCGCACCATGGACGCCGCAGAGGCGGACTACCTGGTCTCGGCGGCGGAGCGCATGCGCGCGGTGTTCCAGGCCGTGCAGGACGGGGACCTGGACGCGGCCGCCGCGACGGTGAACGGCCTGCTGCTGGACAGCGGCGCCCGGCCGCACCTGGACCGGCGCGGGGACGGGCCCTGGCAGCTGCACTTCCACGGCGGCGACGAGTCCTTCGCCGCGGGCAGCACCGCCGCCTGCGCCACCGCGCTCGCGCTGGCGGTGGGCGGCAGCCTCGTCGGCCGGCTGGGCGTCTGCCGCGCAGGCCGCTGCGACCGCGTCTACGTCGACACCTCGCGCAACGCCGCCCGCCAGTTCTGCTCGACCGCCTGCCAGAACCGCACCAAGGCGGCGGCGTTCCGGGCGCGGAAGGGCGCGCCGGAACCGGAAGAGGCACCGGCCCCGGAGTCGGCGTCCGGACCGGCGTGA
- a CDS encoding MFS transporter yields MPRIVWLLVVARAINRLGAFSLPFLTVLISDDFGASVTTAGLLSAAFGLATIPSRLAGGRLAGILGRRRTIVLGLTGCAVAQLAIAAAGSLVQVAIFAILLGLAFELYEPPSQAMIADAVGPAERVRAFSLLNAALAVAGTGAGLIAAAVGRWDLRWLFVVDALTCLACAVALRLALPADHPGRRPAAAAPGSGTGGVDAAAEGRGGPVRPWRDRALWAMFGCGTVFALVAMQVVMGLPLTLARRGLEPADAGLLFTASAVTVVAAQPALRLRRIAALSDPAALALGYALMALGLAGYALASSLPAFLVGTGLWSLGEVFVLGRVFGVVAALAPPHGSDRYLAAYGISWGVATTAAPITATQLLDRFGATTLWACTAALCLALAAAQPLLVAPLLGRHRPPGPLPEAAPGAPRLRGARAD; encoded by the coding sequence ATGCCGAGGATCGTGTGGTTGCTGGTGGTCGCGCGGGCGATCAACCGGCTCGGGGCCTTCTCCCTGCCCTTCCTGACCGTCCTGATCAGCGACGACTTCGGCGCGAGCGTGACCACGGCCGGGCTGCTCTCGGCCGCGTTCGGCCTGGCGACGATCCCCTCGCGGCTGGCCGGCGGCCGCCTCGCGGGAATCCTGGGGCGCCGCCGCACCATCGTGCTCGGCCTCACCGGCTGCGCCGTCGCGCAACTGGCCATCGCCGCCGCCGGTTCGCTCGTCCAGGTCGCGATCTTCGCGATCCTCCTCGGACTCGCCTTCGAGCTGTACGAGCCCCCGAGCCAGGCGATGATCGCGGATGCCGTCGGTCCGGCCGAACGGGTCCGCGCGTTCAGCCTCCTCAACGCCGCGCTGGCCGTCGCCGGCACCGGCGCCGGCCTCATCGCGGCGGCCGTGGGCCGCTGGGACCTGCGCTGGCTCTTCGTCGTCGACGCGCTGACCTGCCTCGCCTGCGCCGTGGCACTGCGCCTCGCGCTGCCCGCCGACCACCCGGGCCGCCGCCCGGCCGCAGCCGCCCCGGGGAGCGGCACCGGCGGCGTCGACGCCGCCGCCGAGGGCCGCGGTGGACCGGTGCGCCCCTGGCGGGACCGGGCGCTGTGGGCGATGTTCGGGTGCGGCACCGTCTTCGCACTGGTGGCCATGCAGGTCGTGATGGGGCTGCCGCTGACCCTCGCCCGCCGCGGGCTCGAACCCGCCGACGCGGGGCTGCTGTTCACCGCCTCGGCCGTCACCGTCGTCGCGGCCCAGCCCGCCCTGCGGCTGCGCCGGATCGCCGCGCTGTCCGACCCGGCGGCCCTGGCCCTCGGCTATGCGCTGATGGCTCTCGGCCTGGCCGGATACGCCCTTGCGTCGTCGCTGCCGGCCTTCCTCGTCGGTACGGGGCTGTGGAGCCTGGGCGAGGTGTTCGTCCTGGGCCGGGTGTTCGGCGTCGTGGCGGCACTGGCCCCGCCCCACGGCTCGGACCGCTACCTCGCCGCGTACGGCATCAGCTGGGGCGTCGCGACGACCGCCGCCCCGATCACCGCCACCCAGCTCCTCGACCGCTTCGGCGCGACGACCCTCTGGGCCTGCACCGCGGCCCTCTGCCTCGCCCTCGCCGCCGCGCAACCGCTGCTGGTCGCCCCCCTGCTCGGCCGGCACCGCCCGCCCGGCCCGCTCCCGGAGGCCGCGCCCGGCGCGCCCCGGCTCAGGGGCGCGCGGGCGGACTGA
- a CDS encoding GNAT family N-acetyltransferase has product MSADIKVRAVTPEDFAQWRALYRGYAEFYRVEQTEEAAERVWSWIGDAGHEVNALVAEDFDGRLVGLAHYRPFARPLSATTGCFLDDLFVAPESRGSGAADALLAALRELAAERGWSVVRWITADDNHRARAKYDQVATRTMWVTYDMTPGS; this is encoded by the coding sequence ATGTCAGCCGACATCAAGGTCCGTGCCGTCACCCCCGAGGACTTCGCGCAGTGGCGTGCCCTGTACCGCGGCTACGCCGAGTTCTACCGGGTCGAGCAGACCGAGGAGGCCGCCGAGCGGGTCTGGTCGTGGATCGGCGACGCCGGGCACGAGGTGAACGCCCTGGTCGCCGAGGACTTCGACGGGCGGCTCGTCGGGCTCGCGCACTACCGGCCCTTCGCTCGGCCGCTCTCGGCCACGACGGGCTGCTTCCTGGACGACCTGTTCGTCGCCCCGGAGAGCCGCGGGTCCGGTGCCGCCGACGCGCTGCTCGCGGCCCTGCGCGAGCTCGCCGCCGAGCGCGGCTGGAGCGTCGTGCGCTGGATCACCGCCGACGACAACCACCGCGCCCGCGCGAAGTACGACCAGGTGGCGACGCGGACGATGTGGGTCACGTACGACATGACGCCGGGTTCCTGA
- a CDS encoding ArsR/SmtB family transcription factor, whose amino-acid sequence MRALPQPQPEDFDLATVMHALGDPVRLELVRRLAAEGETTCSPEGLTVPRSTLSNHWRILREAGAITVRVSGKTRLVTLRRAELDARFPLLLRAVLDEIAASGSGR is encoded by the coding sequence GTGCGCGCCCTGCCCCAGCCCCAGCCGGAGGACTTCGATCTGGCCACCGTGATGCACGCCCTCGGCGATCCGGTACGGCTCGAACTCGTCCGGCGCCTCGCCGCGGAAGGCGAGACCACCTGCAGTCCCGAGGGGCTCACCGTCCCGCGCTCGACCCTGTCCAACCACTGGCGCATCCTGCGCGAGGCCGGCGCCATCACCGTGCGCGTCAGCGGGAAGACCCGTCTGGTCACACTGCGCCGCGCGGAGCTCGACGCCCGTTTCCCCCTGCTCCTCAGGGCCGTCCTCGACGAGATCGCGGCGAGCGGTTCCGGCCGGTAA
- a CDS encoding VOC family protein: protein MKALNTLARLYVDDVDRALPALRALTGEEVGLRFPYAGVEVAAIGGFLLVAGTDEALAPFRAVQSTVLVDDLDGLAELLATHGGEIVSGPNQVPTGRNAMVRHPGGVVLEYVQHSA from the coding sequence ATGAAGGCACTGAACACACTGGCCCGCCTGTACGTCGACGACGTCGACCGCGCCCTGCCCGCCCTGCGCGCGCTGACCGGCGAGGAGGTCGGGCTGAGGTTCCCGTACGCCGGGGTCGAGGTGGCCGCCATCGGCGGGTTCCTGCTGGTCGCGGGGACGGACGAGGCCCTCGCCCCGTTCCGTGCCGTCCAGAGCACGGTGCTGGTCGACGATCTCGACGGGCTGGCGGAACTCCTCGCGACCCACGGCGGGGAGATCGTCTCCGGCCCCAACCAGGTGCCCACCGGCCGCAACGCGATGGTCCGGCACCCCGGGGGCGTCGTCCTGGAGTACGTCCAGCACTCCGCGTAG
- a CDS encoding ferredoxin, protein MRISIDGDLCIGAGQCALTSPDFFTQDDDGFGTVVPGREDGAQGPLVREAARACPVQAITVEEREG, encoded by the coding sequence TGCGCATCTCGATCGACGGGGACCTCTGCATCGGCGCCGGACAGTGCGCCCTGACCTCACCGGACTTCTTCACCCAGGACGACGACGGCTTCGGCACGGTCGTCCCGGGCCGCGAGGACGGAGCCCAGGGGCCGCTGGTCCGCGAGGCCGCCCGCGCGTGCCCGGTCCAGGCGATCACGGTCGAGGAGCGGGAGGGGTAG